A genomic region of Tamandua tetradactyla isolate mTamTet1 chromosome 2, mTamTet1.pri, whole genome shotgun sequence contains the following coding sequences:
- the LOC143659368 gene encoding olfactory receptor 13C7-like, protein MGKTNQSSVTEFVLLGLSGYPELEAIYFVLVLCMYLVILLGNGVIIIVSVYDSHLHTPMYFFLSNLSFLDICYTSSSIPLFLSSFLTSKKTISFSGCGMQMFLSFAMGATECVLLSMMAFDRYVAICNPLRYPVIMSKASYVPMAAGSWIAGGVDSVVQTSLAMRLPFCGDNVINHFTCEILAVLKLACADISINIISMFVASMVFLVVPVLFIFVSYVFILSTILRIPSAGGRQKAFSTCSAHLTVVVIFYGTILFMYAKPKAKDSSGSDKEEFTDKIISLFYGVVTPMLNPLIYSLRNRDVKAGVKNMLCQKCSSEVM, encoded by the coding sequence ATGGGAAAGACCAATCAATCTTCAGTGACAGAGTTTGTCCTGCTGGGGCTGTCTGGCTACCCAGAGCTTGAGGCCATTTACTTTGTGCTGGTCCTATGCATGTACCTTGTGATCCTGCTGGGAAATGGAGTCATCATCATTGTAAGTGTCTACGACTCCCACCTGCAcactcccatgtacttcttcctcagtaACTTGTCATTCTTGGACATTTGCTACACCAGTTCATCTATCCCGCTGTTTCTCAGCAGCTTCTTAACTTCAAAGAAAACCATTTCCTTCTCTGGGTGTGGAATGCAAATGTTTCTCTCCTTTGCTATGGGGGCCACGGAGTGTGTGCTTCTAAGCATGATGGCGTTCGACCGCTATGTAGCCATTTGTAACCCGCTGAGATACCCCGTCATCATGAGCAAGGCTTCCTATGTGCCCATGGCTGCTGGGTCCTGGATTGCTGGGGGTGTCGACTCTGTGGTTCAAACCTCCCTTGCGATGCGACTTCCTTTTTGTGGGGATAATGTCATTAATCATTTTACTTGTGAAATCTTGGCAGTCTTAAAATTGGCTTGTGCTGATATCTCCATAAACATTATTAGTATGTTTGTAGCTAGTATGGTTTTTCTTGTGGTCCCGgtacttttcatttttgtttcctatGTTTTCATTCTCTCTACCATACTGAGGATTCCTTCTGCCGGGGGCAGACAGAAAGCCTTCTCTACATGCTCAGCGCACCTGACAGTGGTAGTTATATTCTATGGGACCATCCTCTTCATGTATGCAAAGCCCAAGGCTAAAGATTCTTCCGGTTCAGACAAGGAAGAATTCACTGATAAAATCATCTCTCTCTTTTATGGAGTCGTGACCCCCATGCTCAATCCTCTCATCTACAGTTTGAGGAACAGAGATGTTAAAGCAGGAGTGAAGAATATGCTGTGTCAGAAATGCTCTTCTGAAGTAATGTGa